The genomic stretch AGATCGAAATGACCCGCTTTGAAGCCAATAGCTACGAACGCGGCGAACTGCTTCTGGCTTCCAGCCCTTCGCTCTTTAGCGAAACTAAGCTCATCGAGATTCGTCAGCTGGGCACCATGAACGAGGACTTCCTCAATGATGCGCTGGCCTATGCCAAATCGCCGGCGCCCGACGCCACCCTGGTGATGCATCACAGCGGTGGAGTACGCGGAAAGAAGCTGCTTGACGCGCTCAAGGCTGCCGGGGCCATCGTGGTGGATTGCCAGCCGCTAAAGAAGGACGCCGAAAAGATCGACTTTGTGGCCCAGGAGTTTCGTGCTGCAAAACGCAAGCTCACCGCCGAGGGGTCCCGAGCCCTGGTGGCAGCGCTAGGCAGTGATCTCTCCGAGTTGGCTGCCGCTTGCTCCCAGCTGCTCCAGGACACCACCGGCGCCGTTGACCAGGATGTTGTTGATAAGTATTACGGAGGCCGGGTTGAGGCCACGGGATTCAAGGTAGCCGATGCCGCCCTAGCCGGACGCGCAGACGTTGCGTTAAGCACCTTGCGCCATGCACTGGCCACGGGTACCGACCCGGTGCCGATCGTTGCCACGCTCGCCATGAAGCTCCGTCAGGTCGCGAAGGTCGCAGGTGTTCGTAAGTCCTCCGGACAGCTGGCCAGCGAATTGGGTATGGCGCCATGGCAGGTCCAGCAGGCGCAGGAACAGGCCAGGAATTGGAAGGCCGAGGACCTTGCCCGCTGTATTCGTCTGGTCGCCGAAGCCGATGCCCAGGTAAAGGGCGCATCTCGCGATCCCGAGTACGCGGTGGAGCGCGCAGTGATGCAGATTTCCTTGGCGGCTCGACACTAAAGATTCATCTTCGCGGGCAGAAATATTGCGCCCGAGCTGAAGGTGAGCGTCGCGGTGCGCTCGTGGGCGGGTTATTCACACCGATAAAGCGAGATGAGGCCCTGCGCGAGCGTAGTCAGGGTGCCGGGCGAGAAAGTACAGCCCGGTGCCGCGATGATAGCTCGGCCGCGCAGAGTGAAGATCTGCTCGCACGTCGCACAGCATGGCACGCTGAGCACGGATTGAGGTCCAGCTCGTGAGCCGTAGGCACTGTGGTCGAGGTTTGGCGGCGGATGAAACCCACCAGCAGAACTCGATTTTTGAAATCCTGCGTGAAGTTAAAAAACGGCAGGCTCCCTCTCCCCTAGATATGGGGGAGAGGGAGCCTGCCGATGCAGTGAAGCAATCCTTAGAGGGCGTTAACCTTCTTGGAGATGGCCGACTTGTGGTTTGCTGCGTTGTTCTTGTGCAGCACACCCTTCGTTGCGGCCTTATCGATCTTGCGGCCAGCTGCAAGCAGTGCTGCAGTTGCTGCATCCTTGTCTTCGGCTACAACGGCAGTGTTAACTGCGCGGATTGCAGTGCGAATCTCGGACTTGACGGCAGCGTTACGCTGGCGCGACTTCTCGTTGGTGAGAATGCGCTTCTTCTGGGACTTGATATTTGCCACTGTATTTAAACTCTCTTGCTCATCGCTTATATGGTCGGTGAGGGATATCTTCCGGGCCATTGACTGAGCGGCGTGGGGATACCTATGGCGACCCGGGAGAAGTGCCCGTCGACCTGCGCGGACACACAAGATGTAATACTAGCAGGTTCAGGTGGCCATCTCGACACGTCGGGGACATTCGTGTTGTGACTTACGACCGCTCTGGAGCCTGCCGATTCATGATTGGGCCCCCGTCCGACCGGGCGCAGACACGCGAAAACCCGCCTCCTTGCCGCAAAGGCGAAGGGGACAGGTTTTTGCGTCACAGCGGGTGGGACTCTAGTGTGCAGATTCCATCAGTTCATCGACCGACACCTCGACGGTGGAGTCGGTTCTACCCAGGATCGAGGACAATACCGCGGCAAGAGCGGTGCCCGGATCCTCAACCATACGATCCGAACGCCAGCCGATGTGCTTGTCGGGACGGACAAGAATCACGCCGTCTTCCTCCACCTCGCGCTGGTGAAGCCAATCGCCGTAGAGGTCCTGAACCTCAAGACCTTCGCCGATGACAACGGCCTGGAGCTTGATGCCCAACTGCGCGCCGACAGCCACGGCAGCATCTGCCCACCGCTGTCCGGTGATGCCGGTAAAGAGCGTAAATTGGGTGCCCTTGGCGATGTCGTGAGTGGAGAACTTCCGATCCCTGTCACCGAGCCAGGCGTGCGGTAGGCGCAGCCCCGGATACGTTGACTTTTGGTGGTGAAGCATCGGGTCTTCCGTCGGTTCGGGACGTGTTCCGCCGTCGGTTACCACGGCAGTCGATGTGTAGAACTGGCCAATCTCGGTGCCCTGGGCATTAAACTCATAGTCCTTGTTATCCAGGGCCTCCCGCAGCGCTTTGCGGCGCGCGGCGCCTTCGGGAGAATTCTCCTTACGTAGCTTGAGCTTTTCGACGAACTCCTCATCGGTGGCAGCATCCGTGACACCCAGCGCGTCGAAGATCGGCTTGTATTCACGTCCGGAGTTATTCGCTCGGGTGACAATCTGCTTGGCCACCGGGGCGCGTTCCACGGAGTAGGTTTCGAGCAATTCCTCGCCGGCTTCCCCCTTGATTACCGCAGCAAGCTTCCACGCGAGATTGTAGGCATCCTGGATAGAGGTATTGGAGCCCAGCCCGTGGCTTGGCGGATGCTTGTGGATGGCATCTCCCGCACAGAAAACACGTCCCTTCTGCAGGTGCGTGGCATATTGCTCATTGTTGCCCCACAGTGAATAGCCCAAGATCTCCACCTCGAGATCGTCGATTCCCACCAGGTTCCGAATCACACGGATTGCCTCGACGTTATCAAGCACCGGGGGTTCGCCGTTGATGTCAAAGCCCCAGCAGATCAGCCATTCATCCCAGGGGCGGACCATGCGGATCAGTCCGGCACCCAAACCGCCAATGTTAGATCCGGGATTGAACACCCAGTAAAGGATTGATGGGCGGTGTGCTGCGAGGTGGGACAGATCGGCCTTGAAGGTGATGTTCATGGAGCCGCCGATGTCCATGGCGCCTTCCATGGGCAGATCGATGTCAGCAGCGACCTTTGAACGTGCGCCGTCGGCTCCGATGAGGTACTTGGCGCGGATCGTGTACTGGTGACCGGTGAGCCGGTTTAGCACCTGTACGCTCACTCCGTCGCGGTCCTGGGTGTGGCTGAGGTATTCGGTCGAGAACTGCGTCTGTGTGCCGCGCATCGTGGCGTTCTTGAGCATGATCGGTTCCAGCAGAGTCTGCGGGATGTCGCAGGGCATTGAGGGGGAAGCCAGCTCGTAGTCTGCTCGTCGGTCCGGACGCAGGCCCCAGGTGGGTCGGCGTCCGATTTCTTCGCCGGCCATCGACTCGCAGTAGACGGTGTCGCCCATGAGCTCGTGCGGCGTTGCCTCGGCCAAGACCTGGTCTTCGATGCCGGCGTCGCGCAGCACTTCCATGGTGCGCTGGTTGGTGATGTGGGCCCGAGGCGTGTTGGCAGTCCAGCGGTACTTGGTGATCATGATGTTCTTAATGCCCTGGTTGGACAGGAAGAGTGCCGCCGAGCTGCCTGCCGGGCCGGAGCCGACAATCAGGACATCTGTCTGGACAATGTTGGCGGTTTCCGGTGATGCGGTTTCGGCAATTCCATCGTTGAAAATTGGCATTGGGTGACTCCCGTTCGGTCTAACGCTCTCCGCCCTAGGGCGGGGGAGCTGGGCTATGCCAAAAGTGTTGCAGCTCACATCGCACCATGGTTGGCAAAATCACATTCACGTCCGCCCCGTGCCAAAATCCGTCCTTCGTGGTCAAATTCTGCGACTAGCCGGCCGTAGCGGAAGTCGATGTCGCGTGATGTGCCGTTTCGGCGTAAGCGAACCTGTCGCCCGGCCGCCTGGATGGATAAGTCGTCGCCCGCGATAGGTGCGTCGAGGGGCCATGGAAGACTTTGGCCCGAGTGTGATGAGGGCTACACTTCAATGTTCATGGGGCAAAACAATGACGATGGCGCAGGGTTGCCTGCGGCCGATGAAGGGAAACTCCCACTGCCGAGGATTCTCGCGCCCGGGCCAGCCCGACATCTCTTCAGTACCCAGGGCCTTCCAGCCACCAGTCGACTGGAGTTGTGGGAGCAGCACAACGCGCAGGCGTTGTTGCCATTGGACATTCGGACCATTGATGAATCGCCGTTGCTTGCCCAAGAAATTAACCTGCGGCACGGAGCGCTGAGATTCGCTGGCGTTACCGGCAGCTCGCAGGTAGTTGAACGCAACGAGGCATTCATCAAGAAGAATCCCACCGATGCCATCGCCATCTTCTTCACCTTGGAGCAAGAGGCCTTCTTCTTCCACCGGGGCGGTAACGAATTCCTTAAACCCGGGCAGGCCGTCATTCACGACGCGGACAGTCCCTTTATGCGCGGATTCGGCAAGGGGTTGAAGGAGATGGTCCTGACCATTCCGCGAGAAGAGTATCTGAAGCTTAACGGTGGCAAGCCGTTGCTCGGGCCGCGCGTGGTGGAATTCGGTGGCTCGTCGGGATCAAACCCTCAACTACGAGCACTGGCCAAGCTGGTCAGCGACACCATCTCGGCCCGGCACCTCGCTCAAGTCCCCGACGGACCCCTGAATCCAGAGACCGCGGTGATGGAGATGCTCGGGCATTTCCTCATGGGAGAGGAACGCAGCAGCAGTGCCGGTTATCTGCTGGCCGCCTATAGTTTCATCGACGATCATCTGGGTGAGCCCGACCTGGGGATCGCCGAAATTTCGCTGGCGCTGGGACTCAGCGAACGCCATCTCTCACGGATCTTCCGTGAAGCGGGGGAACCTCCCGGTGGCTACATCAGGGTGAGGCGCCTAGAGGTGGCCAAGGAGCTGCTGTCTAATCCGGCGCATGGGCGGTTGCAAGTCGGGCAGGTGGCCATGCGCGTCGGGTTCATCTCGCAAAGTTACTTCACTCGTGCCTTTAAGGCCCACTACGGCACCACGCCGTTGCAGCTACGAAAAGATGCCCTGCGCCGCGCCGCTGGATGAGCGGCGCGACGCAGGGCTAGATGCCGGGCAGGGAAGCCGGAATCAGGCCGAGGCTAAGCCTGCGGCAACACGCGCAAAGTTCTGGCGGTCCAGGATTGCGCCCTCACGGCGGATGCCGCCCTCACTCAGGCGGATGATTCGGTCCAGTTTCACTTCGCTCGGGCGCCCCTGCTTGTCCCAGGCTCCGGTTCCGACGTCCAGGTAGTCCCTGTCGTTGGTGCGCGTATTGGTGTGGTCCTTGGACGTCAGCATCAGCGCCAGCAAATAGTTGGCAT from Paeniglutamicibacter sp. Y32M11 encodes the following:
- the holA gene encoding DNA polymerase III subunit delta — translated: MAAPRGTSKNAGISWRSVTPAPLILLQGSEELLASRAFETVRTALRGSAEIEMTRFEANSYERGELLLASSPSLFSETKLIEIRQLGTMNEDFLNDALAYAKSPAPDATLVMHHSGGVRGKKLLDALKAAGAIVVDCQPLKKDAEKIDFVAQEFRAAKRKLTAEGSRALVAALGSDLSELAAACSQLLQDTTGAVDQDVVDKYYGGRVEATGFKVADAALAGRADVALSTLRHALATGTDPVPIVATLAMKLRQVAKVAGVRKSSGQLASELGMAPWQVQQAQEQARNWKAEDLARCIRLVAEADAQVKGASRDPEYAVERAVMQISLAARH
- the rpsT gene encoding 30S ribosomal protein S20, whose protein sequence is MANIKSQKKRILTNEKSRQRNAAVKSEIRTAIRAVNTAVVAEDKDAATAALLAAGRKIDKAATKGVLHKNNAANHKSAISKKVNAL
- a CDS encoding FAD-dependent monooxygenase, producing the protein MPIFNDGIAETASPETANIVQTDVLIVGSGPAGSSAALFLSNQGIKNIMITKYRWTANTPRAHITNQRTMEVLRDAGIEDQVLAEATPHELMGDTVYCESMAGEEIGRRPTWGLRPDRRADYELASPSMPCDIPQTLLEPIMLKNATMRGTQTQFSTEYLSHTQDRDGVSVQVLNRLTGHQYTIRAKYLIGADGARSKVAADIDLPMEGAMDIGGSMNITFKADLSHLAAHRPSILYWVFNPGSNIGGLGAGLIRMVRPWDEWLICWGFDINGEPPVLDNVEAIRVIRNLVGIDDLEVEILGYSLWGNNEQYATHLQKGRVFCAGDAIHKHPPSHGLGSNTSIQDAYNLAWKLAAVIKGEAGEELLETYSVERAPVAKQIVTRANNSGREYKPIFDALGVTDAATDEEFVEKLKLRKENSPEGAARRKALREALDNKDYEFNAQGTEIGQFYTSTAVVTDGGTRPEPTEDPMLHHQKSTYPGLRLPHAWLGDRDRKFSTHDIAKGTQFTLFTGITGQRWADAAVAVGAQLGIKLQAVVIGEGLEVQDLYGDWLHQREVEEDGVILVRPDKHIGWRSDRMVEDPGTALAAVLSSILGRTDSTVEVSVDELMESAH
- a CDS encoding AraC family transcriptional regulator, coding for MGQNNDDGAGLPAADEGKLPLPRILAPGPARHLFSTQGLPATSRLELWEQHNAQALLPLDIRTIDESPLLAQEINLRHGALRFAGVTGSSQVVERNEAFIKKNPTDAIAIFFTLEQEAFFFHRGGNEFLKPGQAVIHDADSPFMRGFGKGLKEMVLTIPREEYLKLNGGKPLLGPRVVEFGGSSGSNPQLRALAKLVSDTISARHLAQVPDGPLNPETAVMEMLGHFLMGEERSSSAGYLLAAYSFIDDHLGEPDLGIAEISLALGLSERHLSRIFREAGEPPGGYIRVRRLEVAKELLSNPAHGRLQVGQVAMRVGFISQSYFTRAFKAHYGTTPLQLRKDALRRAAG